Proteins encoded within one genomic window of Phototrophicus methaneseepsis:
- a CDS encoding uracil-DNA glycosylase, translating into MSDVVPGKTEQMRAIKDAIVNLKESPLYEYRTSHNYYPVIGQGSHDASIMFIGEAPGKNEAEQGRPFCGASGRLLDEMLDSINLKREDVYVTNIVKDRPPDNRDPRSEEIELYAPFLDQQIEIIQPEVIATLGRFSMVWILERFGSPKASQKISQLHGQLIPVKAGYGDVMVIPLFHPAAALYRQDQKETLMKDFQVLKEFI; encoded by the coding sequence ATGTCGGACGTTGTGCCAGGGAAAACAGAGCAGATGCGCGCCATCAAAGACGCCATCGTAAACCTCAAAGAATCCCCATTATACGAATATCGCACCAGTCACAATTATTATCCGGTCATCGGCCAGGGCAGCCATGACGCCAGTATCATGTTCATTGGCGAAGCGCCTGGCAAAAATGAAGCCGAACAAGGCCGACCATTCTGTGGGGCCAGCGGGCGCTTGCTCGATGAAATGCTCGATAGCATTAACCTCAAGCGAGAAGATGTCTACGTGACCAACATCGTCAAAGATCGCCCACCGGATAACCGTGATCCGCGCTCGGAAGAGATCGAACTGTACGCACCCTTCTTAGATCAACAGATTGAAATCATCCAACCAGAAGTGATTGCGACCCTGGGGCGCTTCAGCATGGTCTGGATTTTGGAGCGGTTTGGTTCCCCAAAAGCGAGCCAGAAAATTAGCCAGTTACACGGCCAGCTTATTCCCGTAAAAGCAGGCTATGGCGATGTGATGGTTATCCCTTTATTTCACCCGGCGGCGGCGCTCTATCGTCAGGACCAAAAAGAAACGCTGATGAAAGACTTCCAGGTTCTGAAAGAGTTCATCTAA
- a CDS encoding nitroreductase family deazaflavin-dependent oxidoreductase, which yields MSEEPQKPYVPYPTGALRLLLRSPLQLYRLGLGNVVGLMPFMVLTTRGQRSGLPRHAVLEYRRHGSKYYALSVWGARPSWYQNLLSHPVVTLQIGNEEIAARAVPVTDAHEAARAVYRFRKNSPLYAKLLARISSADHINLGTLMDVSGEFTVVRFDPLHTPPELEGIRATRWWVTALTAVIIGAGMVGWRVRHEN from the coding sequence ATGAGTGAAGAACCTCAAAAACCTTATGTCCCCTATCCCACAGGCGCTTTACGCCTCCTACTGCGTTCGCCGTTGCAGTTGTATCGGCTTGGCCTGGGGAATGTTGTCGGGTTGATGCCGTTTATGGTCCTGACGACGCGCGGACAGCGCAGCGGCCTACCACGCCATGCAGTGCTGGAATATCGGCGGCATGGCAGCAAATATTATGCCCTGAGCGTATGGGGTGCGCGCCCGTCATGGTATCAGAATTTGCTCTCTCACCCGGTGGTGACGCTGCAAATCGGCAATGAGGAAATTGCTGCCCGCGCCGTCCCCGTGACAGATGCGCATGAAGCAGCACGGGCCGTGTACCGATTCCGCAAGAATTCGCCGTTATACGCAAAACTATTGGCACGCATCAGTTCAGCAGATCACATCAACCTGGGCACCTTGATGGACGTCTCCGGGGAGTTTACTGTCGTGCGCTTTGACCCTTTGCACACACCACCGGAGCTGGAAGGCATCCGGGCGACACGCTGGTGGGTAACGGCTTTGACAGCGGTCATCATTGGCGCAGGTATGGTTGGCTGGCGTGTACGGCACGAGAATTAA
- a CDS encoding SH3 domain-containing protein, which produces MTFAMAFSLAACSTGLPQVTPTLAPTSTPTPETTQISQQATRTPIRIFTETATPTLAPPSATVTSGLTETTTATPTTTGTSTPSSTPTITATATASLTPTFTIQPSLTAIPTETLAPSPTDLIFATSTTTQTPVNTATPSPTATLTPNFAATVTRESELLSTLSAEVTPSPLPTWTPLPLPTATNTVVIVPPTLDITPTFITATPGGDLGLIDPPTAIPGSPEPQQDAPTATVTPFTPTALPPEQVPNLVIRSTQTSFDPEFTTVNTDAFQFSVGDGAFIFNGQGFPGGVSLFAPNPIDPNSYARTNSAGMLLFRAPGSNGEGQITGAPFYDGFQANAAESNKNFVAHLAWSPDGQKLAFVIVPPPGTDNQNAGVWFWQPQMTDFGQSFAVLHDCPENGYTSCDLADQHPVEHWQSETVYWSPDSNRMLINVFIRSEGRGGIAVVDASMDPDYAKSAAGIWRYDSGIWLDDDNILVSGRRPSDGHVILGIVDTNFQDVGQETILFDGSAANIWIQDAVPVGNNTYLALGKPGAPDGPLQLYRIANGQATSISGNIGDAYPERIHWASNYSAVVVTVHGVQYQVDANSGAISVPNVTGTVEIGGSAGANANQDAGGIAPIGVREGDEAPATEGDIPQGVIEGSRYQPGQTVQFVGDTVRNLRDVPSTENSTVIDLVAPYEFVAILAGPFQAEGFGWWQVSNARNFRGWIAADFDGGSLFVP; this is translated from the coding sequence TTGACATTTGCTATGGCGTTCTCTCTGGCAGCGTGCAGCACGGGCCTGCCGCAAGTGACGCCTACCCTGGCCCCAACCAGTACCCCGACGCCAGAAACAACGCAGATTTCCCAACAAGCCACGCGCACGCCGATCCGCATCTTTACGGAGACAGCCACTCCCACCCTTGCGCCGCCTTCAGCAACTGTCACATCAGGGCTAACGGAGACGACCACAGCCACACCAACCACGACGGGCACATCAACGCCGAGCAGCACACCCACTATTACGGCAACAGCGACAGCGTCCCTGACGCCAACATTTACAATCCAGCCGTCTCTAACGGCGATACCCACAGAAACGTTAGCGCCAAGCCCGACAGATTTAATCTTCGCCACCAGCACAACAACCCAGACGCCCGTGAATACGGCGACGCCATCCCCTACAGCAACCCTGACGCCTAACTTTGCCGCGACAGTCACGCGTGAATCCGAATTACTCTCAACACTCAGCGCGGAGGTCACCCCATCGCCGCTACCAACATGGACGCCTTTACCGCTGCCGACAGCAACCAACACCGTGGTCATCGTTCCACCCACCCTGGATATCACTCCCACATTCATCACAGCCACACCCGGTGGTGACCTGGGCCTGATCGACCCGCCAACAGCGATACCCGGTTCGCCAGAGCCGCAGCAGGACGCACCAACAGCAACGGTCACGCCCTTTACGCCCACTGCGCTACCACCGGAGCAAGTGCCGAACCTGGTCATTCGCTCGACACAAACTTCGTTCGACCCGGAATTCACCACAGTGAACACGGATGCGTTCCAGTTCAGCGTGGGTGACGGCGCATTCATATTCAATGGGCAGGGGTTCCCCGGCGGCGTGAGTCTGTTTGCGCCTAATCCAATCGACCCTAACAGCTATGCCCGCACCAACAGCGCGGGTATGCTCTTATTCAGGGCACCAGGGAGCAATGGCGAAGGCCAGATCACAGGGGCACCCTTTTATGATGGTTTCCAGGCGAATGCAGCGGAATCGAACAAGAATTTCGTCGCCCATCTGGCATGGTCGCCGGATGGGCAAAAGCTTGCCTTTGTGATTGTGCCACCACCGGGCACGGATAATCAGAATGCCGGGGTATGGTTCTGGCAGCCCCAGATGACGGACTTCGGCCAGAGCTTCGCCGTATTGCATGATTGCCCTGAAAACGGCTATACCTCCTGCGATCTCGCTGACCAGCACCCAGTTGAGCATTGGCAGAGCGAAACAGTCTACTGGTCACCGGATAGCAACCGTATGCTCATTAACGTCTTCATCCGCAGTGAGGGGCGCGGCGGCATTGCTGTGGTCGATGCCAGCATGGACCCGGACTACGCTAAATCCGCAGCGGGTATCTGGCGCTATGACAGCGGCATCTGGCTGGATGATGACAATATCCTGGTGAGCGGCAGACGTCCGAGCGATGGGCATGTCATCCTGGGGATTGTCGATACCAATTTCCAGGATGTCGGCCAGGAAACGATCCTTTTCGATGGCTCCGCTGCCAACATCTGGATACAGGATGCCGTACCCGTTGGGAACAATACCTATCTGGCCCTGGGCAAACCGGGCGCGCCGGATGGTCCGTTGCAGCTTTATCGCATCGCGAATGGGCAGGCAACATCCATCAGCGGCAACATTGGCGACGCCTACCCGGAACGCATCCATTGGGCCAGCAACTATAGCGCTGTCGTCGTGACGGTTCATGGTGTGCAGTACCAGGTTGACGCGAATTCCGGGGCAATCAGCGTACCGAATGTGACGGGCACAGTGGAAATCGGCGGCTCCGCAGGAGCCAACGCCAACCAAGATGCAGGCGGCATCGCGCCCATTGGCGTCCGAGAAGGTGACGAAGCCCCGGCGACAGAAGGCGATATTCCGCAGGGGGTCATTGAAGGCAGCCGCTATCAGCCGGGCCAGACCGTGCAGTTCGTCGGCGATACCGTCCGTAATCTGCGTGATGTCCCCTCAACGGAAAACAGCACCGTCATTGATCTGGTTGCGCCTTATGAGTTTGTCGCTATCCTGGCGGGACCTTTCCAAGCGGAAGGCTTTGGCTGGTGGCAAGTCAGTAATGCTCGTAACTTTAGAGGGTGGATTGCGGCAGATTTTGATGGCGGGTCCCTTTTCGTACCCTGA
- a CDS encoding ketopantoate reductase family protein encodes MNDIQHIAIQGMGAMGTMYAGVFMETGFDVSIIATGARAQALKEKGFTLNGQHYAAPVKLPGDHPDPADLIIVALKQHHMEVALPDLAPFVGPGTIILSVMNGLDSEPALAAAYPQANVLYCMTVAMTPQRVGRDVTYTSLGRLTFGEAQNNPLSDDVKRVQAAFDKAGIAYDTPEDMVHAMWWKFMVNTGVNQASAVMRATYHTMRTSPEAQTLMLGLMHEVIDVASAEGITLTEDDIQDFQNTLAKVPADDKTSMLQDVEAGRPNEVDLFAGRVLQLGEKHNIDTPYNRTVYYILRVLGSTN; translated from the coding sequence ATGAACGACATTCAGCACATTGCGATCCAGGGAATGGGCGCTATGGGTACGATGTATGCCGGTGTCTTTATGGAAACTGGCTTTGACGTCAGTATCATCGCTACGGGCGCGCGCGCCCAGGCGTTAAAAGAGAAAGGGTTCACGCTCAACGGACAACATTACGCGGCTCCCGTCAAGCTCCCCGGAGATCACCCTGACCCAGCGGATTTAATCATCGTCGCACTCAAGCAGCATCATATGGAGGTTGCCCTGCCGGACCTGGCCCCCTTTGTTGGGCCGGGTACGATTATCCTCTCCGTTATGAACGGGCTAGATAGCGAACCCGCCCTGGCAGCGGCCTACCCGCAAGCCAATGTCCTCTATTGTATGACTGTCGCGATGACGCCTCAGCGTGTCGGGCGCGATGTAACCTATACATCGCTGGGCAGGCTGACCTTTGGCGAAGCACAGAACAACCCGCTCAGTGACGATGTCAAGCGTGTGCAGGCCGCTTTTGATAAAGCAGGCATCGCTTACGATACACCTGAGGATATGGTACACGCCATGTGGTGGAAGTTCATGGTCAATACAGGTGTCAACCAGGCCAGCGCCGTCATGAGGGCCACCTACCACACCATGCGGACCTCACCAGAGGCCCAGACGTTGATGCTCGGCCTGATGCACGAAGTCATTGATGTGGCAAGCGCGGAAGGCATCACGCTCACGGAAGACGATATTCAGGACTTCCAGAATACCCTGGCGAAGGTCCCGGCAGATGACAAGACATCCATGTTGCAAGATGTCGAAGCAGGCCGCCCTAATGAAGTCGACCTTTTCGCGGGGCGCGTGCTGCAACTGGGCGAAAAACACAATATCGACACCCCCTATAACCGGACTGTCTACTATATTCTCCGTGTGCTTGGCAGCACCAACTAG
- a CDS encoding sugar transferase, whose translation MKRLVDLSIGGILFLVLSPLMLLIAIAIVLESGHPAFYAPVAIGQYGKPFRFLRFRTMRDDPDQPVSRRLTRVGRMIRSLSLDHLPNLYNLLMGHISLIGPRPTEPERVNLNDPDWQHILRVRPGILSYAVLVLAKDFNSTSQAERNKLELEYIKKQSLSYDVNILLASLKKWVASGGNIKARGIPTRSPADNVPTQEGD comes from the coding sequence ATGAAACGATTGGTGGACTTGAGCATTGGCGGTATCCTGTTCCTCGTGTTATCACCCTTGATGCTACTCATCGCCATCGCGATTGTGCTGGAGAGCGGTCATCCGGCTTTTTATGCACCTGTTGCCATCGGCCAATATGGCAAGCCATTTCGGTTTTTGCGCTTTCGCACAATGCGAGATGACCCTGATCAACCTGTCTCCAGGCGGCTAACGCGTGTGGGGCGTATGATACGCAGTCTCTCGCTGGACCACTTGCCGAACCTATATAATCTGTTAATGGGCCACATCAGCCTGATAGGCCCACGCCCAACAGAACCGGAACGCGTCAATCTAAATGATCCAGATTGGCAGCACATCCTCCGTGTGCGACCCGGCATTCTCAGTTATGCTGTGCTGGTGCTGGCAAAGGACTTTAACAGCACATCCCAGGCAGAACGTAACAAATTGGAACTGGAATACATTAAAAAGCAGTCTCTAAGTTATGACGTCAACATCCTGCTCGCGAGCCTGAAGAAATGGGTCGCCAGTGGTGGCAACATCAAGGCGCGAGGCATCCCAACCAGAAGCCCCGCAGACAACGTCCCAACCCAGGAAGGTGACTAA
- a CDS encoding YbjN domain-containing protein, with translation MGEQQIFNIMIEFFEEDEWDFQWMSGMSVLTMAFSGKNGKWTCFAQAREVQQQFVFYSVLPINVPKNKRQATAEFLTRANYGMIIGNFEMDYDDGEIRYKTSIDVEGEELTPPLIRQVVYSNVVITDRYLPGVMKVIYGDQTPADIIQEIESQEDDDDLGENHDTYDDDEPYEDDDTQPPSPNGSKPH, from the coding sequence ATGGGTGAGCAGCAAATCTTCAACATCATGATTGAATTCTTCGAAGAAGATGAGTGGGACTTCCAGTGGATGTCTGGCATGTCCGTATTGACAATGGCATTCAGCGGCAAGAATGGCAAATGGACGTGCTTTGCCCAGGCGCGCGAAGTTCAACAACAGTTCGTGTTTTACTCTGTATTACCCATCAACGTGCCAAAAAATAAACGGCAGGCCACGGCGGAATTCCTCACGCGGGCTAATTACGGCATGATTATTGGCAACTTCGAGATGGATTACGACGATGGCGAAATCCGTTATAAGACCAGTATTGATGTCGAAGGCGAAGAACTGACACCGCCGTTAATCCGGCAGGTTGTCTACTCCAACGTCGTCATCACCGACCGCTACTTACCCGGCGTCATGAAAGTCATCTATGGCGACCAGACCCCGGCAGACATCATCCAGGAAATTGAATCTCAGGAAGACGATGACGACCTGGGCGAAAACCACGATACATACGATGATGATGAGCCCTATGAGGATGATGATACCCAGCCGCCCAGCCCAAATGGCAGCAAACCACATTAA
- a CDS encoding DUF5684 domain-containing protein, translating to MSNIVEAFSVRGPLAIAVYVLVVLSWWFIFEKAGKPAWWSLVPILNYVAFVDIARKPWWYVLLMFVPILNFFIYVDVMMSFSKAFGQDGCLFALGLTFIPPLFLLILAFGDAEYQYGYDDYKAKRKNDYAESV from the coding sequence ATGTCAAACATTGTAGAAGCCTTTTCCGTCAGAGGGCCACTAGCCATTGCGGTTTATGTGCTTGTTGTGCTCTCCTGGTGGTTCATCTTTGAAAAGGCCGGTAAGCCAGCCTGGTGGTCGCTCGTTCCTATTCTGAACTATGTCGCGTTCGTCGACATTGCGCGCAAACCATGGTGGTACGTCTTGCTAATGTTCGTTCCGATCTTGAACTTCTTCATCTACGTGGATGTGATGATGTCGTTCTCCAAGGCATTTGGGCAAGATGGCTGTCTATTCGCACTCGGGTTAACCTTCATCCCGCCGCTGTTCTTGCTGATCCTGGCCTTTGGCGATGCCGAGTACCAGTATGGCTATGACGACTACAAAGCCAAGCGCAAGAACGATTACGCAGAATCTGTATAA
- a CDS encoding transglycosylase domain-containing protein: MPDERDLPENQANNDYENENPYDRDNEQTADFIEGEFEEHSDPNPDDELTEDFHMRDSVDRAGTDTYTDAYEEIDEYNVETMPHPSTGTEPVTLDDDTDEYFVDDPDVPFHLPHIKEGKSTPPDERNNPYKMVTMPMFQEPGASDPRVTLPGTGGLDPNPDMPAPQHSTETMARIPSVQQADYNYPAPNAPYQRPAPQQAAYPQPQPSAYRPNMQPQPKPMPHRRRRRRIMGLRPGCVYLMLGLIVTFCGGMTLLTAVSAAVFIPRIEEQWNAELARVDDYQAFESTFILDRYGNSLFEAFGEGRRVSVPYSRFPEALINATIAIEDDSFFTNPGIDVAATMVAFLQFVGAEADETTPGGSTITQQVVRNVLFDFEKRAERSVQRKAEEIVLALLLTQRKSKEEILELYLNEIYYGNLAYGAQMASQVFFGKDVEDLTIGEAALLAGLPQAPANLDPLNPDPQVQSAVDARWRQVLNEMVEESLITDAQRNEALNQGLNYVTPQTSLRAPHFTVYAQAEFERLMTDLGFSPDALSRGGFRVYTTIDQNVNTLALGAARTQIGNISHLNASNSAVVVLKPLTGEIIAMVGSIDYNNDAIDGRVNVATAFRQPGSTMKPFTYSAAMERGLTAGDVIWDTRTEIGIPGQDTYVPVNYDRTYHGPMTIRTALANSFNVPAVQTLRLVGVDYLLELMNRFGVESLGTDASRYGLSLTLGGGEVTLVELTNAYSVFANQGSYVPVTSILCVVDSDSNIVYQYENGCPEGAGNFTPNTVDRTGFGRQVLDPRIAFTITDILSDNQARSLAMGSNSALYTPGIDSSVKTGTTDDWKDNWTVGFTRNVAIGVWVGNNDGDPMSSQSSGLTSAAPIWNSVMNSIYADSGVLDVFRVGGQLLQDKANSPQGISLRQICDVRNLRDPATTCSTRNEWLLDGPPGVPDTDGNLFYPNQPIIQASGSSTLTEYSPGVYRSLVYQIPENVAASIQFQLQPGDKQPLPPKYCNVPQDLQSVALGAGAQELLFIGAPVTSQGDRVEAERYARSAGLAMLPTIDCWAEVFNYQSVNPVGERVITTFISQPANGSTIQGGVEILGTAWFNERQGDFYHLYIRGGQFADWTPLGTQHGNAVSSGHLEDLAPLPAGTYTLRLAVVIDGGFASQYESTFTVTQ; encoded by the coding sequence ATGCCCGATGAACGTGATTTACCGGAAAATCAGGCAAACAATGACTATGAAAATGAGAATCCGTACGACCGCGATAATGAGCAAACGGCGGATTTTATAGAAGGTGAATTTGAAGAGCATAGCGACCCGAACCCGGATGACGAGTTAACCGAAGACTTCCATATGCGGGATTCTGTTGACCGGGCGGGCACAGATACCTACACGGATGCCTATGAAGAAATCGACGAATACAATGTCGAGACGATGCCGCATCCTTCCACAGGGACAGAGCCCGTCACGCTGGACGATGATACGGATGAATACTTCGTCGATGACCCGGACGTGCCGTTCCATTTGCCCCACATCAAAGAGGGTAAATCGACGCCGCCCGATGAGCGCAATAACCCGTATAAAATGGTCACGATGCCTATGTTCCAGGAACCGGGTGCATCGGACCCGCGTGTGACGCTGCCAGGGACAGGTGGCCTGGACCCGAACCCGGATATGCCTGCTCCGCAGCATTCGACCGAGACAATGGCGCGTATTCCTTCTGTTCAGCAGGCTGATTACAATTACCCTGCGCCGAATGCACCCTATCAGCGCCCTGCACCGCAGCAGGCTGCTTATCCACAGCCGCAGCCGAGCGCCTATCGCCCCAATATGCAGCCACAGCCCAAGCCAATGCCGCACCGCAGACGTCGCCGCCGCATTATGGGGCTGCGTCCGGGTTGTGTTTACCTGATGCTGGGCCTGATTGTGACGTTTTGTGGCGGTATGACGCTGCTCACGGCTGTATCTGCGGCGGTGTTCATCCCCCGTATTGAAGAACAGTGGAATGCGGAATTGGCCCGTGTGGATGATTACCAGGCATTCGAGAGCACGTTCATCCTTGATCGCTATGGCAATTCTTTGTTCGAAGCTTTCGGTGAAGGCCGACGCGTCAGCGTGCCCTACAGCCGCTTCCCGGAGGCGCTCATCAATGCCACGATTGCTATTGAAGATGATAGCTTCTTTACGAACCCTGGTATTGATGTGGCTGCCACGATGGTCGCTTTCTTACAATTTGTCGGCGCAGAAGCGGACGAAACGACGCCAGGTGGTAGTACTATCACCCAGCAGGTTGTGCGTAATGTGCTCTTCGACTTTGAAAAGCGCGCAGAACGCAGCGTTCAGCGTAAAGCTGAGGAAATTGTCCTGGCATTGCTGCTCACTCAGCGTAAATCCAAGGAAGAAATCCTGGAGCTTTACCTCAATGAAATTTACTACGGCAATCTCGCTTATGGTGCCCAGATGGCATCGCAAGTGTTCTTTGGCAAAGATGTCGAGGATTTGACGATTGGCGAAGCCGCCTTATTGGCTGGCTTGCCCCAGGCCCCTGCTAACCTGGACCCCTTGAACCCTGACCCGCAGGTACAATCGGCTGTTGATGCGCGCTGGCGGCAGGTGCTCAATGAGATGGTTGAAGAGAGCCTCATCACTGACGCCCAGCGTAACGAAGCGCTGAACCAGGGCTTGAATTACGTCACACCGCAGACGTCATTGCGTGCGCCGCACTTCACAGTCTATGCCCAGGCAGAATTTGAGCGTTTGATGACAGACCTTGGCTTTTCGCCGGATGCGCTGTCACGGGGTGGTTTTCGCGTTTATACAACCATCGACCAGAATGTGAATACCCTGGCATTGGGCGCGGCCCGCACTCAGATTGGCAACATTTCCCATCTGAATGCCAGTAATTCCGCGGTAGTGGTCCTCAAGCCTCTGACGGGTGAGATCATCGCTATGGTGGGTAGCATCGACTATAACAACGATGCTATTGATGGGCGCGTCAATGTGGCGACGGCTTTTCGCCAGCCGGGTAGTACCATGAAGCCTTTTACCTATAGTGCCGCCATGGAACGCGGTCTGACGGCGGGAGATGTCATCTGGGATACGCGCACTGAGATTGGCATCCCAGGGCAGGATACGTATGTGCCAGTCAACTACGACCGCACCTATCATGGCCCTATGACGATCCGCACCGCGCTAGCGAATAGCTTTAATGTGCCTGCTGTACAGACGCTGCGCCTCGTCGGTGTAGATTATCTGCTGGAATTAATGAACCGCTTCGGCGTGGAGTCGCTGGGTACGGATGCCAGCCGCTATGGGCTGTCGCTGACGCTGGGTGGCGGTGAGGTGACGCTGGTCGAGCTAACCAACGCATACAGCGTCTTTGCGAACCAAGGCTCTTATGTGCCTGTGACATCCATTTTGTGCGTGGTCGATAGCGATAGCAATATCGTCTATCAATATGAGAATGGTTGTCCTGAGGGCGCTGGTAACTTTACGCCCAATACCGTTGATCGGACTGGCTTCGGTCGGCAGGTCCTGGACCCGCGCATTGCCTTTACGATTACCGATATCCTCAGCGATAATCAGGCGCGCAGCCTCGCGATGGGGTCTAACAGCGCGCTATATACGCCCGGTATTGATTCTTCCGTTAAAACGGGCACAACGGATGACTGGAAAGATAACTGGACTGTTGGCTTTACGCGCAATGTCGCAATTGGCGTCTGGGTAGGGAACAATGATGGCGACCCCATGTCCAGCCAATCCAGCGGCCTCACGAGTGCCGCGCCTATCTGGAATTCCGTTATGAACAGCATCTACGCTGATTCAGGCGTTCTGGATGTGTTCCGCGTGGGTGGGCAGTTGTTGCAAGACAAAGCCAATTCACCGCAGGGTATTTCCTTGCGCCAGATTTGTGATGTGCGCAATCTGCGAGACCCAGCCACAACGTGCAGTACACGCAATGAATGGCTGTTGGATGGCCCTCCAGGCGTGCCAGATACGGATGGCAACCTATTCTATCCTAATCAGCCCATCATCCAGGCATCTGGCAGCAGCACCTTGACGGAATACAGCCCTGGCGTTTATCGCTCGCTGGTCTATCAGATTCCTGAGAACGTCGCCGCTAGCATTCAGTTCCAGTTGCAGCCAGGGGATAAGCAGCCACTGCCGCCTAAATACTGTAACGTGCCCCAGGATTTACAGTCGGTAGCTTTAGGGGCTGGCGCGCAGGAGTTGCTGTTCATCGGCGCACCTGTGACTTCTCAGGGCGACCGTGTAGAAGCAGAGCGTTATGCACGCAGTGCCGGGTTGGCAATGCTGCCGACGATTGATTGCTGGGCGGAAGTGTTCAATTATCAATCTGTGAACCCGGTCGGAGAGCGCGTCATTACGACGTTTATCAGCCAACCAGCCAATGGCTCGACGATCCAGGGCGGCGTGGAGATTCTGGGTACGGCTTGGTTCAATGAGCGCCAGGGTGATTTCTATCATCTGTATATCCGGGGCGGCCAATTTGCGGATTGGACGCCATTGGGCACGCAGCATGGCAACGCTGTCTCCAGCGGTCATCTGGAGGACCTGGCACCGCTGCCAGCCGGGACGTATACGCTGCGCTTAGCCGTCGTCATTGATGGGGGCTTTGCTTCTCAGTACGAGAGTACCTTCACGGTGACGCAATAA
- a CDS encoding tetratricopeptide repeat protein: MQGLQEQVRLLRDIRVALQNDDYPAAIESLEQIVVLAKEREDLGAAARHLGNLALTYYRSGQPEKALTTFNDALTCARADNDRLTENGLLGNMGNILREMGQHEQAIHYLNEALLISQEVGDKRGRGIWLSNLGLVYDDLQQAHHAYEMHEQAAAIARQLYDQPNLALRLGHMGNSLVAMGQFQQALPHFEEAAELYDQLGRRQEMALRLGIIGNLYAHIGRLASTTEEAIPSFKQALDYYERTLIIAREMKDPVSEAELLRGIGRVLADAGQQQHAISYLQHSMTLFEQLSQPQKAAQVKAMLARIRK, encoded by the coding sequence ATGCAAGGGTTACAAGAGCAAGTGCGGCTGCTGCGCGATATTCGTGTGGCCTTACAAAATGATGATTATCCCGCAGCGATTGAGAGCCTGGAACAAATCGTCGTGCTCGCCAAAGAACGCGAGGACTTAGGCGCCGCTGCCCGTCATCTGGGGAACCTAGCCCTGACCTATTATCGTAGTGGGCAGCCAGAAAAGGCCCTGACCACGTTCAACGATGCCCTGACCTGCGCCCGTGCCGATAACGACCGGCTGACAGAAAATGGTTTACTGGGCAATATGGGCAATATCTTGCGAGAGATGGGCCAGCACGAGCAGGCTATCCACTATCTGAATGAAGCCCTGCTCATCTCTCAGGAAGTGGGGGATAAACGCGGTCGCGGCATCTGGCTGAGTAATCTAGGCCTCGTCTATGACGATTTACAGCAGGCACATCACGCTTACGAAATGCACGAGCAGGCCGCGGCTATTGCCCGCCAGCTTTATGATCAGCCCAACCTGGCGCTGCGCCTGGGCCATATGGGTAACAGCCTAGTCGCAATGGGACAATTCCAGCAGGCGCTACCCCATTTTGAAGAAGCAGCAGAACTCTACGACCAACTTGGTCGCCGCCAGGAGATGGCCCTGCGTCTGGGTATCATCGGGAATCTCTACGCTCATATCGGGCGGCTGGCCTCTACTACCGAAGAAGCTATACCTTCCTTCAAGCAAGCGCTGGATTATTATGAACGGACGCTGATCATCGCTCGTGAGATGAAAGACCCCGTGAGCGAAGCCGAGTTATTACGGGGAATTGGCCGTGTGTTGGCGGATGCAGGCCAGCAGCAGCATGCAATCAGCTACCTGCAACACAGCATGACGCTCTTTGAACAACTCTCCCAGCCACAAAAAGCCGCACAGGTCAAAGCAATGCTGGCACGTATTCGTAAATAA